A single window of Pseudomonas lijiangensis DNA harbors:
- a CDS encoding precorrin-2 C(20)-methyltransferase, protein MQARGRLIGLGVGPGDPELITVKALRLLRESPVVAYFVAKGKKGNAFGIIEGHLQEAQTLMPLVYPVTTEALPAPLSYEQVISDFYDEASLDVAAHLDAGRDVAVICEGDPFFYGSYMYLHDRLAERYEAQVIPGVCSMLGGASVLGAPLVYRNQSLSVLSGVLPPDELKRKLADADAAVIMKLGRNFPKVRDVLTELGMAGRALYVERATMANQKIVPLDEVNPMSSPYFSLIIVPGERWQG, encoded by the coding sequence ATGCAGGCTCGTGGTCGATTGATTGGCCTGGGCGTCGGCCCCGGCGACCCGGAACTGATTACCGTCAAGGCGCTGCGCCTGCTGCGCGAATCCCCCGTAGTGGCTTATTTCGTGGCCAAGGGCAAGAAAGGCAATGCGTTCGGCATCATCGAAGGCCATCTGCAGGAAGCCCAGACGCTGATGCCGCTGGTCTACCCGGTGACCACCGAAGCGCTGCCTGCGCCGCTGTCCTACGAGCAGGTCATCAGTGACTTCTATGACGAGGCCAGCCTCGACGTGGCGGCCCATCTGGATGCCGGGCGCGATGTAGCGGTGATCTGCGAAGGCGACCCGTTCTTCTATGGCTCTTATATGTACCTGCATGATCGGCTGGCCGAGCGTTACGAGGCCCAGGTGATTCCGGGTGTGTGCTCGATGCTGGGCGGTGCGTCCGTGCTGGGTGCGCCACTGGTGTATCGCAACCAGAGCCTGTCGGTCCTGTCCGGCGTACTGCCTCCCGACGAACTCAAGCGCAAACTGGCCGACGCCGATGCGGCGGTGATCATGAAGCTGGGTCGCAACTTCCCCAAGGTACGGGATGTGCTGACAGAGCTGGGCATGGCCGGGCGTGCGCTGTACGTCGAGCGCGCCACCATGGCCAATCAGAAGATCGTGCCGCTGGATGAGGTCAATCCCATGTCATCGCCTTACTTCTCGCTGATCATCGTTCCCGGTGAAAGGTGGCAAGGCTGA
- a CDS encoding precorrin-8X methylmutase produces MIDYIRDGQEIYRNSFSIIRAEARLDTIPADLEKLAVRVIHACGMVEVIEDLRFSPGAGTAGRNALAAGAPILCDARMVSEGITRSRLPANNQIICTLHDEGVPEMARELGNTRSAVALERWRPHLEGSVVVIGNAPTALFYLLEMLDAGAPKPALILGFPVGFVGAAESKAMLAADSRGVPFVIMQGRRGGSAMAVAAVNALATEIE; encoded by the coding sequence ATGATTGATTACATCCGCGATGGTCAGGAGATTTATCGCAACTCCTTCTCGATCATTCGCGCTGAAGCGCGTCTGGACACGATCCCCGCCGACCTGGAAAAACTCGCCGTGCGCGTGATCCACGCCTGCGGCATGGTCGAGGTCATCGAAGACCTGCGCTTCTCGCCGGGTGCCGGTACTGCCGGGCGCAACGCACTGGCGGCGGGCGCGCCGATCCTCTGCGATGCGCGCATGGTGTCCGAAGGCATCACCCGCTCGCGGCTGCCGGCCAACAATCAGATCATCTGCACCCTGCATGACGAGGGTGTGCCGGAAATGGCCCGTGAACTGGGCAATACCCGTTCTGCCGTGGCGCTGGAGCGGTGGCGTCCACATCTGGAAGGCAGTGTCGTGGTGATCGGCAATGCACCGACTGCGCTGTTCTATCTGCTGGAAATGCTCGATGCAGGCGCGCCGAAACCCGCGTTGATCCTCGGTTTCCCGGTGGGCTTCGTGGGCGCGGCCGAGTCCAAGGCCATGCTGGCTGCCGACAGCCGTGGCGTGCCCTTCGTCATCATGCAAGGTCGTCGCGGCGGTAGCGCCATGGCGGTGGCCGCGGTCAATGCACTGGCGACGGAGATCGAATGA
- the cobG gene encoding precorrin-3B synthase gives MNEPKYARKSSIAIRPSACPGLLRIVPALDGGICRIKLAGGVITSAQSLAVARAASTYAQGVIEATNRSNLQIRGIGADHEGLIESLMAAGLGPANPDSDDVRNLMLSPTAGLDPQMLFDTRPLAAQILASLETHARFHELSAKFALSLDGGEALVMLEHPHDLWLSALSLDGELLLAFGLAGCPAQDHPLAAVPLANGHELVVALLELFLDLASAEHSRMRHLLAEVPVVEILRQLETRLSVPLRTDQKITGWQRPNPGDNRHLGIYPQAQPGLVSVGGAVPLGRLDAAMLTSVARLASEKGDGTLRLTPWQSLLLPNVPGERAQEVMTALQAAGLICSSEQPLSRIVACTGSAGCGKGLADTKADALLLAGQLPPGEAAHLTGCGRSCAAAHVAPVTLLAVSPGHYDLYFRDAAHSGFGVLRARDLTIEAVGAQLAADSRSSSA, from the coding sequence CGGTGGCGTGATCACCAGCGCCCAGTCGTTGGCGGTGGCCAGGGCTGCGAGCACGTATGCACAGGGCGTGATCGAGGCGACCAACCGGTCCAACCTGCAGATTCGCGGGATCGGTGCCGATCATGAAGGGCTGATCGAGTCGTTGATGGCTGCCGGTCTTGGCCCGGCCAATCCGGACAGCGATGATGTGCGCAACCTGATGCTCAGCCCGACTGCCGGCCTGGACCCGCAAATGCTGTTCGATACGCGGCCACTGGCGGCGCAGATCCTGGCGTCTCTGGAAACCCACGCACGGTTTCATGAACTGTCAGCCAAGTTCGCCCTGTCGCTGGACGGTGGCGAGGCATTGGTCATGCTGGAGCACCCCCATGACCTGTGGCTTTCGGCATTGTCGCTGGACGGTGAACTGCTGTTGGCCTTCGGACTGGCCGGTTGCCCGGCTCAGGATCACCCGTTGGCAGCGGTGCCACTGGCGAACGGGCATGAACTGGTTGTCGCGTTGCTGGAGCTGTTTCTCGATCTGGCCAGCGCCGAGCACAGCCGCATGCGGCATTTGCTGGCTGAGGTGCCGGTCGTGGAAATCCTGCGCCAGTTGGAGACGCGACTGAGCGTGCCTCTTCGAACTGATCAAAAAATAACCGGATGGCAGCGTCCGAACCCAGGCGACAATCGTCACCTCGGCATTTATCCACAGGCGCAACCCGGCCTCGTGTCCGTCGGTGGCGCGGTGCCTCTCGGGCGTCTGGATGCCGCGATGCTCACCAGCGTCGCCCGGCTGGCCAGCGAAAAGGGCGACGGCACCTTGCGGCTGACGCCCTGGCAAAGCCTGTTGTTGCCCAATGTTCCCGGCGAACGGGCGCAGGAGGTGATGACTGCATTACAGGCGGCGGGCTTGATCTGTTCCAGCGAACAGCCGCTGTCGCGCATCGTTGCCTGCACCGGTTCTGCCGGTTGCGGCAAAGGGCTTGCCGATACCAAGGCCGATGCCCTGTTGCTGGCCGGGCAGTTGCCCCCCGGCGAAGCGGCGCACCTGACCGGTTGTGGTCGCTCCTGTGCGGCTGCCCATGTCGCGCCTGTGACCTTGCTGGCGGTTTCGCCCGGCCATTACGACCTCTATTTTCGCGACGCAGCACACTCCGGTTTCGGTGTGTTGCGTGCGCGTGACCTCACTATTGAAGCAGTCGGCGCGCAGCTGGCAGCCGACTCACGGAGCAGTTCTGCATGA